TGGGAATACAACAATCGATCACTATATCAAGAATCATGattttacaaaaaacaaagaaacaaaattcAGAGACTTCTGATAATATTGCCAAACCACACATCCTTTCACAAAGGGGCGGCACAACtcctatatatataaatatatatatatcccatcgTTTGGTGGATTGGGTTCATACATAATTTGTATGTacatcaataacaacaacaagtacaCCTCAATCACAACTAAGTTGGAATCGACTACATAAATTATCACTGTCTATGTCAATTTACTTAAACCTCCCGAGATCAACGTCATGACAGTAAAATTCATCCCTTTGATtccttttttctcgattttttattttccttaaaaattcaTAAGTAATGTAATTCCCCTTCAGAAGAAGATTCTGAGATATAACGAACTCCATTTTCAACGGGGGAACAAATGTTTGTTGAATTAACAATATTCCAATCATTGTACTCTACTGCTTGCTCAGATCCACTTGCAATTACAAGTGTACTCCTTCGCATTGTATGCTGCTGTTGATAGGCATTCTGTTCTCCTGTTAAGCACACAACAAATTGTCAAATAATTCaacttttatgtacttagcggtTACAGATAGAGCCAAAATTTTAAGTTTATAGGATTTGAATTTACAATAGAACTCATAACTTTGTTtcgcaattaaatatttatacatatttagtaGATTTTCTTATACAAATATAAGATCAAAGTAAAAAATATCAGGTTCGTCCAAACCCGTAAATAATATTTTAGCTTCGTCCCTGCTTACTGTGTAATTAATTCGATATAACTAGTTTGCATCTGCTGATAGTGTAAACAAAAGCTTtatatagtgtgtgtatatatataaaagttaaataCATTGTCAAATTGAAGTATTACTTAATTAGTCTTTTGTGACAAACACGTCATACTAAAATATACAAGTAAAACGGGTTgacttttttcaattttttttaaatccaAATTCATGAGGTTTTAGCCGAAGAATATTTGTCATATCATCTTTAGCAAGTACAACTAAAATAAGGGACTAAAACTTAGAACAGTATCAATTGGGAATAGATATTAATCAAGTATACCTTTCTTATATTTGCTCGCTAACTACTCAAAGTTTATATATTATATCAGATTAGATAATAACACaacaaataaaaaaggaaaagattaAAATATAAGCATATAAGGTACCTTGAGTAAGTAGAGCTTGTTCATTCATGACCAGCCCACCATCAACTTCTTCTAAAGAACTCCAATTTGTGTAGGCATCCTTCACCAATTTCTCAATATAGGCctaatataaatgaataaatagaTTTCTTAAATCAGTAAAAATGTTTAGGTTTAGCATATATAATATTTAACAGGGTGTTAAACATtaaaacaaaattctaaaaaaactAGGATTTTTCTTACCCTTTGGATTCCTCGCAATTCTCGACTGTGGCAAATTTGCCCATTAATAATTGCCTTAACAACTTGACATATGGGATTGAGGATGAGAGTGTAGGTAGTTCCTCTCGCTATGTATAATTTGGTGCCCATTTCACAAGTTTTTGCATGTCTATATGTTACTTCCCACATTTTCTCCGACATCCCGCTTCCAAGTATCTGTCAGAGataaattcataatttaaatttAGTAAATTATATTGAATTCATCTttgaaattataggttcaaaattaaTATTTGTAATACTTCAAAAATTGTCACATGTATTTTGATTCAAATCAAGAAGTCTGACCTTTACTATATATAAACCTATGTTAgaaattatacttatttattgatgattttagtttttttttctttaatttgtgtccCTAGAGAAATGGTGTTACTAATTAATTTGTAATACGTACCCTTCTTAGTTTTTCTGGGTCAATATTTGCCAACTTCAAGAAATCTTGTACAGTCTTGATGCCTTGTGAAGTTAACTTCTTGTGAAAAGTTCCATCTTTTCCAATCTTTTCAAGACGCCACACATCATCTCCCAATTCTGGTGGATAATGCTTCTTATACACTGCGATAACATAAATTAATTTCAATATATGAAATATGGTTATAGTACAAATAGAGCCGGATCCAGGATTTAATTTAATGGTTTTAGCTTTTAAGATTTTTGGTATTGAACTCATTATACTGTTCaaattatgggttcaaatctaatacttatcaaaattttaatagctttTGACATATAAATTCATGTTTCGtatcaaaagttatgggttcagttgaacccgtagccGAAAAGCTACATACCACCGAATAATGATGTTCAATTAGATTTCATGAATCTAAATAGAATCTTTTTAAGCATGTACGTCTAGGTTTAATGACGTGCTTACATGATTTTTTAGGATTTAGGAAGgggaggaaaaaaaaaaaggggggggggggggggaggacaTGACGTGTTCACGTACTTTTGTATAAGCATGAAGCGGGAAAATAATGATTAAAGTTTTTGAATAAGTAATTGAATTGACAAGTTAAAAGATACCTTACATGTCAAACTAACAAGTATAACATGCTTTGAACTATATATCTTAACCAATGGACTAAGAAGACATTAATTATTTAAACCCCAATCTAATACTTGTTAATTAATGGAGTATATGACTTGGTATTAGATGATCGATTGAAAGAATAATTGATcaaatcttttttatttattttactagTTAAAGTGCACAGATTATGCAACTAGGGTTAGGTATAGATGTCACTGTTTGACTTGAGAGTTAAGACCTAGATTATTTGCCTCAAGAGAAATCACTGAACAAAGTGATGTTTCTCGTCGGCACTTCTTCCTTTTCAGCTAAACACAAGGAATATAccctaaaataaaaaaatgttaCTTGTAAAAGGATTATATTATCCCGGTTTTCAAGTGATTTTGTTTTCAGTTAAAGGTTCACAAAATAACTTCAAGTGGCCTAAGTAACTCAACaagttaattttaaaaaaaaataaagttatatatactgacagaataaaataattaataacttACCTTCTCCGCGGTGGTCTTTAACCATAAAAGAGTCGGTCATGGCTTCCATTATTCGAACATTATTTTGACCTTTTCCAACATGAACAACCTTTGCACCAAGTCGAAACTTCCGACTCCGAATCCAACTAGAATTATCAGTAAATTCAAGATCACCAAGGGAAACAACACCATCTCTCATAGTTATATTAAGTTCACCGGTAAGCAATGGTCTTTTTCCAACCCTTTCCTTAACTATGTTCTTATTGAACTCTTCATTTGTCCAAGTTGCTTCATTTTCTCCAATAGGAAAATCTCCGTCGAGTACGACAATTTCGACTTTAATCGGAGAAGCTAAGGTGGTCGGAACCAGGCAATCGCCAGTTGCGTCCACAAGTAGGAGCTGGAGAGGGTGGCCATGTGAATCCACAATCTTGCTGTTGGTGAATATTGGTAAAGAAAGCTTTTTGTTGAATATCAAACGTAGGTTTGATGGTTCCATAGCTTTAATTCTTAATGAAGGTGATCTCCCTATTGATCGAGAACATCGTCTTAGTCCATTTTCCACCTCTTCATGAACCTATAATTTCAACAACGATATTGAATAAGAATAGAAATTACAGGGACAAAATACAAAATTGATCGTTCGGCCGAAACTAATTGCATTCTCTAACCAAAagaatatatataatatgtatatttcttgtatatattacatatatatagtaaagaaatataaattttatcggcTATTCTTTTTGGAAGCAGCTTAAAATATACATTTCTTTAATTACAATAGGATGAACTAGTATTCATGACTCATAGCGTATAGACTCATTAATTAATTTAGGTAGAGAGTCAAGCGGGTTCTTTGACTGCATCAATATGCATCTATGAATCAAAATGAGTTTTAATTTTATGCACATATATTTTCACTTTAAAGATTATTGTATATCACTCTATTCATAGTATTAGTTGATAGCCTATAATAAATGACAAATGACCTGATATAACATGTTAAATCACAATAATAGTATAAAGAAAATTACATTGTTAGTGTATATAGCGAAAATTCATCATAAAAATATCTCTAATGTCTAATCTAAAATCATACCACTCTTCGGAGCATGGGTTCCAAGGCTGAGCAGAAGTTATCTAAGAAATTCACCATCACCACTTCTTTAATCACACTacaaagccaaaaaaaaaaaaaaaaaagtaagataATAAATCTTGAAATATTGAAAAGTAAAAAAACCAAATAACTAATGATGAGGATACATACGAAGCAAAAGAAGGTGTTTTTCTCATGCGTTTGTAATTTGAATGGTTGGAATCAGGATCAGCAGAGTCATCAAAGAATCTTTTAGCTGCcatttctatatatatattgtgaagtAAATCTCAAGGGTTTTTTCAGTACAACTACTAAGAAAGAGAGGAGAGGCGATGATTTGAGGAAGAGAAGTTTGGTAGTATAGGGTTTATAAAGGGTAGAGCACAAGGTGTCATAGTCTTATCTCAAAagagaaaatgagttaaaaagtATTAAAGCTAATGTTATTTTCAATATTAAAAAGAGGTAAAGGAAGTTTCGTGGAATAATGAAAGAAAGAGCTAGGTAATAGAGGATTCCAACTTCTAAGTGATCTAAGGCGATCTGATGTAACGACTTTGACGTCAAGGCCTCTTCAAGTCAACCCCTCGACTCCTTTTgcaaaagaaacaaaaggaaTTAGACAGcaaaatatatattaaagcaGACGTGATAGCTTCTTGGGAAATTTTTCTAAATATGTTTTCggaatttttttgtaaaaagtcTTGTCAAAACGTCTAAAAAGTTGCTGaatatttcattttaaaaataagggatctttatacaaatatattatatattataattatacacgattatacatatattatacgcTCActgattatttttaatttaagcggtTGACTTAACGATTATTTAGGTTAATTTTTTCTAAAAGAAATGACTCAAGATTGTTTATCCGTAAAATGgtatagttaaatttatacgtggtttatagacaagtgaattaatttgttCCTAAAATAATAGATCAAATAGACAAAaatacaatacttagccttgagatggaGATAAAATAGCATAAATTGTAATTCCGGGAGCAGGTCTTCCGAGGACAATAGCAACGATGAAGATAAAATTATATTGAGCTTTAAATAGAGTGTAGCATATGTTTGTCAAAAAGTTCATCACCATTACAATGATAATAGAACTCGTtatttatagctgcacctagggaacaaggtcttaGGATCAAGCTCctttttaatgtcaattatgagggacaTTGAAGAATGTATAACGGCAgacagtgaatgtcatattctttGTAACGGGCCGTGTacttaatgctgtagaatattcctCATTAAATGTTTACGGATGGCAAGCATTAATTTCATCTTTATGAGTGTTATTCTCTCTGGTAATAGATGGGATCATTGCCTTCGGATTCAACTATCTTTtgtcttcggctccacgtgtcacttcctaatgcgatcatttaatataaacatattttaccctatacagatagtccccctgctttctggtggcataactttgtgtcaccggaaagttggtagaaataccttTTTTGGCAGGAAATTCAATGACCCCCTTTGAAAAGTTACCGACGGTTGATTAGATatacgtctctccgcatttaatgccccgaacacgcgcaCCCCATGATTCAGTATCACTtttgccggttatcgaggtaattatagCCACGATTCTAGCCGTTTTTTTCTTTGCTTACACACATCAAACTCCTTCATTTACACTTCTTAATTTATCGAACTTTCTCAAACCCTCTTTACTCAATTTCGTACTTTGTCTAAAACTTTTCTTTGATCTTCTTTTTGAGAGAAAACTTTCCTCCCTTTCCGAAAAAATGGCTTCTTCTTCCAAAAATCCTAGTTCCTCAAAAAACAAAGGCAAAGCCGATAAGGCCACTCCTCCTACCATCATCCCAAGAAATATTATCACAACCAAGGACTTCGAAAAGAAGTTCCCTACTTCAAATCCTCGCACTTGGGCTGTTGGCAGatacccttcttccatccgtccttccaGCATTCCTGCTATGAAGGAAGATTTTTATTGCCAAGATCTAAACATTATCGCTCCTGATCTGGCAATGTGGgtaaccttacccaagaagggttttacgtatttttatacgtatccctttactttggggccattctctttgagtggagagctCGACTCAGTCATTGTGGAGTTCTGCATCCGCTACCAGGTATGCCTAGTGCAAATAAGTCCTTCTGTGCGGAGTACAATTTCTTGTCTTCGGTGCTTGTGACAGGAGAGGGGAGAGTAGCTAACCCTAGCTCCGTTGAAGAACCTCTAGTCCCCCAAGATCTTCCGCGGGGGAATGGTAAATTTCAgcaagcgtggccaccatgctctgCTATCTAGCGTGGATGATTACAACAACCGTGTGTGGATGAAATGATTCATTGTAGTCATCACTAGTGACATCATTACGGAAAATGCTTCATCTTTTCGGGAATCATGGAACCGTACTCGTAAGTTCACCATTTCTCTTTTTCCATTAAAGATCATCCCATATCGTTATTGACTCTTCTTTTTCCACTTATTTGAGCATCTCGGTGGGTTCCACCGCGGGTTGAAGGTTTGGACTAGTAGGTCCAAAAGAATTTGGACGATACTATGCCCGAGACCCCCACATGGAAAGAACTGGACctcaaatacgggtggaaggccaaaattATGGTAGGTTAAACACAACTTGTTGTTTTCTTCTCTTATAATGAAGCTGATTAACCCCTTTTTCCTTTGTTGAATTCATGTCTACCCCAGGGCTCGGTTGTCGTCCCCAATGAGGATATTTTGGCTACTCCTACTGATGcggcgaggctgcttcaggaggcgTTTACTCAAATAGGAATCTTCGGGCCTGCTTCTAGTGCAAGTGTTTCTTTTCAGAGTCCCCGGCCGGAGAACAAGCAACCCAAAAAGAGACGTTCTTTCGCGGTCGGGGAAAAAAATAAAAGGGCAAGGAGTGCCATGCCTGAGTCATCTTCAAATGCTATGGTATTGAGCGATGTGCCCGAGCCGGCCATTGATACCGTGGTTATTGATGATGAtggagaagctagtgatgagggagcttctctacatagaagatgaCGACATTCATCAACTTAACAGAATGCTCAAtttgttgagttagttacactaACTGAGGATGATGTCTTGGCCCTCTACAGGGAGTATGATatggtggaaaatgccaactctcgTTTCTGAGTCCCAGTCGTCGTACCCGGTAATGTgaggctgagtaccgggtccTTGCCATCTTCGGTTGATGAGAAACCAACAACCAGCACCGTGTCTCCCGCAACCACTTCTTATCCCTCAACACCATCAGCTTCATACCCTTCTTCACCAACTCTCTTTCTGCCACCAGTAACTgttacatcatctccaccggccgCAGTAGCCCAAAACGATGGTATTCCTCTTTCTAAGTCCCCAATTCATGGGAACCTAGGGCAAAATTATGTTGCCTCTTCAGAAGATCCTCAAAGGAGGTGGAGCGCTAGTCTCTCGGTTTCCACCGGATGTCATCTGTTATCCCGGCCGGTGGAACTTGCTagttatctgaagcctttggcttcagaaaaagataaGAATAAAGTGAAAACTCTCTCGGGGGAGTGTTTGCTGAATAATTCCATGCACAACGTAGCGGCGGTATAATCCTCATGTTCtcgattatttcttttatctttgTTATAGCAGGTTTTTGagtttgcatttttgttatacAGGCCAACTTTATTGATTTCAAGGGCCTTCAGAGGCTAATCCATGATAAAGAGGAACTTACCTACGAGCGGGATCAACCGTTGGCCGAGCGATATCAAATCGCTACTCGTCTCTCAGAACTGGAAGCACGAGTTATCGAGGCCGTGAAGTTGGAGGCTCGATTGCATCAAAGAGATCAAGATGTAGTGACCCTTGGCCAAGAGACCTCCCAGTTAATGGTGCAATTTGAAGAAGCTAAGGCCAAATGGATTGAGGTTCAAAATAACATTCTTGCTGCATCCAATCGTGAGGCTGCTTCCATAGAAATATTGAATAACTTGGAGGCAGCCTTACACTCCAAAACTaaagaaattgttaatgttgagGAGAAGCATTCTCGGTTAGAGGAGAGACATAAGAAGGTCATAGAGCATAACAAGGTTTTTAGCTAAACTATTTATGACCTTGATGTCAGCCTCCGAGCCACTAGATCCGCGCGGGATAGTCTTTCGACCGAGGTTGACCAACTTTAAGAAGAACTTCAGCACCGAGctacttccctcattgttgagaaAACACATTCTATGTATAGAATGAgtagaaaaaccttggaagaggccaaatcgggtgtcattgactttgacACCGAAATCGCTAAGGCCCGTGAGTAAGAGTTAGCTGCAAAAGAGGTCTACCGGCCAAGCCCGATGCTACCAATTCTTCTAGTTCTGGTTCTGAGTTCTTGGGAACTGAAGAGGAACCGGAAGGCGATGATGCAGAAGGCCAAAATGACGAAGGCCAAAATATCGAACCGGCGGCGGATCTGCCCATTTCTCCTGGGGGCGTAGGTGTTTCTCTTCCTCCAGGTTTCGGAGATGCAGCAACTTAGTTTTTTGCTTTCCTTTTCAAATTTTTGTACTTGTGTTGCTTTGCACATTTattgtaaataaaaatatttttccgtataagtttttctttctgcgtattttttatttaaatatttgcgCAAGTTTGATCTTcgcatcttttttcttttaagtgtttgtgcaagtttactttttgcgtcTAATTGTGCAAAGCTTTGGGTGTATTTTCCCCCGAAAGCATTTGGATTTCGGGCATaagttcttccgaaatcaaccaTCTATTGTGAGGGTTTTAAAAAGAGAGGGTTTGCGCATATTTACTTTTTACGTCTGATTGTGCAAGGCTTTGGGTATATTTTCCCCCGAAAGCATTTGGATTCGGGCATaagttcttccgaaatcaaccctttattatgagggttttcataagagaaggccctcttatgtttatggtgctcttgTAGAGGACGTCTCTTGTTCATTACATCACTTGCATTTGAactacttgtttaactttcaaataaaaaaatcaattcatcgttcagacaagaaacaagatagaaataaaaggactttactttattcctttcattttcaaaagtacataagcattcgttgtgctaaaaagaaattattatttcttatggctaacttgtacaacttgtttctacaggGCTAGCCGCGCAGTCTGCGGTCCCGATGACACAATTATGTTTTGGGGTTTCGACTTCCAGTTGAAGTGGCATTCGTTATTATTGTATCCTCGTatcatccccccccccctcccagtgttcgaatacaaagaatgcgaatttgaacactGGAAGTTTTACACCTTCAAGGATTCCGCTAGTGGATTGCTAGATAATCGTCAGTTCGGTAACAAACTTCACTTCCCCTTAGAAATCTATGCTATCAAGCCAAATATTATCTAACAATCCCCCAGTGGCTTGCATTTGTGAACGGTCGGGCAATCTTTATtcgatagcaaacttaacttcctggtaggaactttgctatcgagcaaaagactatctgACTGCTCTGGAGTGGTTCTTCGCTTATATGATTTGTCATTAAAAGGTCTTATTGTTGCTGTTGAAACTTCCTTCGTAGTATTCTTTTCGTTGATGCCTCGTTAAAAAACTTGCCAGAAAAAACCAATTGGAACAAAAAttggacgaagggaaaaagagtgtaacATATACTTTCACTACAAATGATGTTCATTAGCATTAgtatctcttgaggtgtgccacgttccagttgtttggcAAATTTTCTCTATATtgattctccaactcgtatggTCATTTTCCGAtgatagctgaaacccggtaggggcTTTCCtatgttggacctagcttccctgtATTGAGTTCCCTGGTGTTTTGTAtcactttccttaaaaccaagtctcccactttgaaacAATGGAGGTTGGCCCTTCTATTGTAATATTTTCCTATTCTCTGCTTTTGAGTTGACATacttatatgcgccaagtcctTTCATTCATCAAGCAGTTCCAAATTGACCAAAATtgcttcattgtttgtttcatcaGTCGCCCGGAAGTATCTCAAGGTAGGCTCCCCGACTTCCACTA
This DNA window, taken from Nicotiana tabacum cultivar K326 chromosome 15, ASM71507v2, whole genome shotgun sequence, encodes the following:
- the LOC107800838 gene encoding protein SAR DEFICIENT 1, with the protein product MAAKRFFDDSADPDSNHSNYKRMRKTPSFASVIKEVVMVNFLDNFCSALEPMLRRVVHEEVENGLRRCSRSIGRSPSLRIKAMEPSNLRLIFNKKLSLPIFTNSKIVDSHGHPLQLLLVDATGDCLVPTTLASPIKVEIVVLDGDFPIGENEATWTNEEFNKNIVKERVGKRPLLTGELNITMRDGVVSLGDLEFTDNSSWIRSRKFRLGAKVVHVGKGQNNVRIMEAMTDSFMVKDHRGEVYKKHYPPELGDDVWRLEKIGKDGTFHKKLTSQGIKTVQDFLKLANIDPEKLRRILGSGMSEKMWEVTYRHAKTCEMGTKLYIARGTTYTLILNPICQVVKAIINGQICHSRELRGIQRAYIEKLVKDAYTNWSSLEEVDGGLVMNEQALLTQGEQNAYQQQHTMRRSTLVIASGSEQAVEYNDWNIVNSTNICSPVENGVRYISESSSEGELHYL